The Acetonema longum DSM 6540 genomic interval TGTCAGACAGGAGATCTGGCAGATCATTCAGGCATTGACGGTGTCTGGGAAAACCATACTTCTGACCACTCATTATATGGAGGAAGCCGCCAGGCTTTGCGCCCATATTGCACTCCTGAAGGCGGGACGGCTGGCGCTGGTGGCAACCCCTGATGAAATTCAGCGCCGCTATGGCGGCGATGTCAGCAATGAAGAAGCGCTGGAAACCCTGTTTATTCAATTGGCGAAAGGAGGAATCGACTGATGGGGTGGTACGCCGTATATCGTCGGGAAATGCTGCTGTTATGGAAAAAAATCGGCCGCATGGGATATATTTTCCCTTCCATTATTTCACCCTTTATCTATTTCTTCGCATTTGGTCTGGGACTGGGCGGCCGGGTCAGCATCGAAGGAGGGTATATTCCTTTTCTTGCCAGCGGTATTATCGGTATGACTGTCATGACTAACGGCTTTCAGCAGGCAGCCACCTCCATCAGCGCCGGACGTCTTTATTTTCGCCATTTTCACAGCCTGATTCTCAGTCCCGTATCCCATGTCTCCGCTGTCTGGGGCGTAGTTTTGGCCGGTATGAGCCGGGTGGTTATATTTAGCAGCCTGATTCTGGTGGTCGGCTTTATTTCGTTTGGTACCGGTATTCAAAGCAGCACATGGTTCGCTGGCATTCTGCTGGGCGGGTTCTGCTTCAGCTCCCTCGGCATGGTTGTGGGCATGCTGGTCAGGCAAGTGGACGATATTTCACTGGTGAACAGCTTCTTCATTACCCCCATGACCTTTTTTGGCGGCTCGTTTTTTCCCGTCCAGAATCTGCCCC includes:
- a CDS encoding ABC transporter permease — protein: MGWYAVYRREMLLLWKKIGRMGYIFPSIISPFIYFFAFGLGLGGRVSIEGGYIPFLASGIIGMTVMTNGFQQAATSISAGRLYFRHFHSLILSPVSHVSAVWGVVLAGMSRVVIFSSLILVVGFISFGTGIQSSTWFAGILLGGFCFSSLGMVVGMLVRQVDDISLVNSFFITPMTFFGGSFFPVQNLPPWLSFLAGWFPIGAINTLLRASAWNGEVWEAVLILSVLGSVFFACGVYLYSHYSEY